The Malus domestica chromosome 08, GDT2T_hap1 genomic interval GGGCCAGTTATCAGAACTTGAAAGCACTTTAGATTCCCAGGTATACAGAAATATTCCAGTAAGATTACTATACATGTAGCAGTTACTGATGGTGATGGTTTAATATCTTGAAATTTGCTTACACAGATTTATACTATTAAGGACATAACAGAGATGGAAGTATGTGTCCCCTTTGCAAAAGAAACATGTAGATTTTATGGCCAAGCATGGTTTCCGTGTTCAGATttgaaagaaaagatgaaagcCTCTTGGTCCAAGGTATTTCTGCTTTACATGTATATTAACAAATTTACCATTCATTGTTAGCCTACTTTCGTGTGGCAAACTTGTGTGAATACTAACAAACTTACATTGATAGGTTGATGCTTCATTGTCAAAGTTGCAAGAATCAGTAGAAAGTAATGTGAATGACATGGAGGATACAATTAAGACCTTGCGGAAACGAATGTCTAAAGACTACACAAAGATCTTGTATTGCCTTGATGACCTTGGTCTCATATGTACTTACGAGGTATGACTGTAAGTATAATGCATCGGGTGAAAGGTGGTTGTTTTAGGAAAATTAAAGGACCGAGCTGTTGTCACCCTCAGActggtttttcttttcattctaaACGAATTCAAGCAGGTCTAATTGCATAATGTGAGCCTTAATGGATAGTTATTATTCAGGTCACACCAAATAGTTTCTATGATACACATGGTGTGACCCATTACCGGGGCTTGGTGCTTTTTATTTATGACTCTGATTATAAGTACTCTTATATAGCCATTTACTGGGATATATCTTACGATAGTAGTACAGGAGAAAGGTCACTTTGTTCTTCCCCAATTCTACTTTATGATCTTTCCTTCTGGTTCTAATTATGAGAACATATAACCTTAATTCTTTTGTAGGCTGTTAAGATCTGTTTAGAGAATGCTCCGAAGTGCAATGAGGTGATTGAACTTTATAGAGAAGGCTCTTTGCAGTGCAGATGTTTTCTTGAGGAAGTGTTTGGTATAATTAAGGAATCATTTCTGCATGGTATGCCAttctttagctttctttccTAACTCTTTTATCAGCATTTATACCACACTGGTCTAACtttatattaaaaatcatcTGTTAATGATATGCTATAAAGTActgaaatctctctctctctctctctctctctctctctctctctctctccgtccatccctccctccctccctatatatatatatatatatatatatatttatttatttatgggttAGGGTCCAGGGACACTCTTTTGACACATGATTTTGCGGGACCCACTCCATAATCCAACTGTCTATCTTTATGTCTTACCTCAAAGGTCATGTCTACCAAAAACcacccaaatccaaaaccactgttggattaaatttagtgtttctttgtagaacTGTATTCGTTCaatttcttcactacaaatgaatgtcttaatggttttggatttgtctaatttttttacAAGGATGATGTGCTAAAACATAGACGGCTAGGATAGTTAAAATACCTTACAAAGTGGGCCCTACCGTACAAAGTGTGTGTCAAAAGCGTGTCCCTGGATCCtaaccctatatatataatgtCTTTCTCGGTCCCTGTTCTGTTTGCTTTTGTTGTCTTTTCAATTAATAAGGACTTAACACTTTGCTTATTTCTGATAGTGTTTTATCATTGAGATGCTTGAGAATGGATGAATAATGCCATTATTTTGCTGACTATGGGGTGGCATTAGATCATATGATTTTAGCTTTTAAAAGCAAAAGATGCCTGTTCAACAATAATCTTGTAATGTTCAGTTAATAAGGACATAGCACTTTGCTCAGTTCTGATAGTGTTATCATTGACATGCTTGAGAATAGATGAATAATGCCATTATTTTCCCAACATACTTTTTGTTGCCATATAGTTCTGATGATGCAAATCACTCCAATTTTGTTGTAGTAAAATGAGCTATTATTTCCTTCTCTTGTCAGGTTCTGAAAATTTTTTGGATTTCGGGTTTGACTATTTGAAGGCAGTAGATGTGGGCTACATATCTCCAAAATTAAATGAACTTGTTCaaatttttcattcttttgggTAAGACAATACCTTCATTGCGCAATTTCTTATCATTGCAAGTCGCTTTACAATCCATAATGTTTTATTGCAGAAGATCTAGGGAAGTACGGTGCCTCATATTTGTTGATAAAATCATCACAGCTAAAGTGATTGAGAGATTCATTAAGAAGGTTACCTCCCTGTCTCATTTTACGGTTTCCTATTTGACTGGAAGCACTACATCAGTTGACGCTCTGGCGCCGAAAATACAAAAGGAGACATTGGAGTTATTCTGCTCTGGGGCGGTATATgatcttttattttgtaggaAAGGAACTGACTCATGAGAAATTTTGACGTTTGCAAACCTGATACTCAATTGACCCCTTCTGAATAGGTCAATTTATTATTTGCTACCGATGTAGTTGAGGAGGGAATTCATGTTCTGAGCTGCTCCTGTGTGGTACGTTTCGACTTGCCAAAGACAGTGCGTAGTTATGTCCAGTCAAGGGGACGAGCTCGGCAAGATAACTCTCAATTCATCACAATGCTGGAGAGGTGAGGCCATCTCTTTATTGTTCCACTTTATTGGCATATGGGTAGTGGATAGATATATATAGAGAATCTTCAGCGAGTTGAAGATTTTCTCTGTAGGTGTCCTTATTGTGTGTTTCTCATGTATGTAATTATTTTCTGAATGTTCATAAAGTACAGgggaaacaaaaaacaaagggaTCAACTATATGAGATTGTCAAGAGTGAGTGTTTGCTGACAGATACAGCTGTCAAAAGAGATCCTGAAGCATGCATTTTGAAAGAATGTACTTTGgaggaaacaaatatatatactgtGGATTCCACCAGAGCATTAGTCACGGCAGATTCCAGTGTCAGTCTTATACATAAATATTGTGAAACGCTGCCTAGGGATAAGTATGCATCTGCAAACTATTCAGTACTGTTTCTTGAATTTACTGcgtaaaaaaattaattctttTTGCACCCTTATCTGATTACTCTGTAACTTGTAACTTAGGTACTTCACTCCAAACCCAACTTTTCATTTCTCATATCTTGGAGGGTCTTATGAGTGTAAGATTACATTGCCTCCAAATGCGGCTTTCCAAACTTTAGTTGGCCCTGCATGCAAAAAATCTTCTTTAGCAAAGCAGCTTGTCTGCTTGGAAGCATGTAAGCAGCTACATCAAATGGGTGCCCTGAATGACCATCTTCTCCCAGTCATTGATGTGCCCGATGtgaaaagaaaagaggaagCTTCTGGTGCAGGTACTATCTGAGAAAATCAGTGTATGATTGTTCGCTGATGCACAATGAACTTAAGTTGCTTTTTATGAGTCAGTCATTCTTTGACTTATGTTTATGAATGATCACTTTCTATTTGTTTTCTATTGTGGCTTCAAGTCAACAAGTTGTTCCTTGGCCTAATGTTTGGTGTCATTTGCTTTAAATTTAACTGCTAAATATAAACTGGGCGGCCAAAATGTTTTGGTTATCACATCTGTATTCACTTTCTAAATCAGCTTTATCCCTGTCTTACTGCAGCTTGATTTGTGTTTTGGCACCCCATATTGCATGTGGCTATGTGCTGATGCAGTTTCTGTTCCTACTTTTCTTGTTCTcatctttttaatttaaataattgtATTTGGTCTTTAAAGGAACTACTAAAAGGAAGGAACTACATGGTACAACTGGCATTCGTATGCTATCTGGAACTTGGGGGGAGAAACTTGATGGTGCTATTTTTCAGGCATATAAGTTTGACTTCTCCTGTAATATTGCCAGTGAATTGTATTCTggatttgtttttctcattgAATCGAAGCTTGCTGATGATGTGGGGAATATCAAATTGGATCTTTACCTGCTTTCGAAGACAGTTAAGGCTTCTGTTTCTTCCTGTGGGGAGGTTCATTTGGACGGGGAACAGGTACAACTTAAGCTGTTGAActcaaatttgtttcatttcgtGGTAGTACTTACTGGAACTAGTATTTTCTTAACAGATGGAAAAAGCAAAGTGCTTCCAGGAATTTTTCTTTAATGGATTGTTTGGGAAATTGTATGGAACCAAATCGGCTAGAAAACAGAGAGAACTTTTACTGgagaaagaaacaagaaaactGTGGACTCCATCATGCTTATATTTGCTTCTTCCGGTTGAGACATTGAATGATTCAAAAGATGAATCCTGGAGAATAAATTGGGCAGGGATCAACTCTTGTGTTTCTGTGGTAGAGTTCTTAAAGAGAAACTCGTCTTTGGGTAGTCACCAGTGTAACGTTGACACAGGGAGTTCAGTTCCAAGTAGAACTGTCTCATCTGAGACTGAGTGCAGCAGTGCGGGGATAGTTCACTTTGCTAATTGCTCTGTTGATGTAAAAAATCTCGAAGATACGGTGGTGGTGGCTATCCATACTGGAAGAATCTACTCAGTTTATGAGGTTATGAGTAACACTTCGGCTGAGAGTCCTTTTGATGGAAAGAAAGACAATGTACCATCACAATATACTTCATTTTCTGAGTACTTCAACAAAAAGTAAGTTATTTTATACCTTGTGTGATGTTTTAGTAATATTACTGTGCAATTTTCTTAATGATGTTAATTCTGTTCAGATATGGGATTGTGCTCCTATATCCTGGTCAGCCTCTGTTGCGACTGAAACAAAGTCATAATCCGCACAACCTTCTTGTGAACTTCAATGGTGAAGGTTTGTTGATTTGCATGCTTGATCTTTTAGCAATATAccttattattttttgtaagCACCCGTTCtttaatttatatttgtatCTATAAAGTTTTTCATGAAACTGTTGTTCATGTCCCTTCTATTGTATTTCCCCATGTTATAACATTGATTGAAGCAGAAAATTGGCCTAACAGTGCATATATGTATTATGTACTGAGTGAAAATACCATCTTAGTTCTGCTTCTTCTACTCCCACTAGTTACTAAAACTTAAAGTTAGACAGCTGCTTACGTGGTTTCTTGCAAGTAATGGTACTCAATATTGTTATGAAGTATATCATTTGAAAGTGTGGTCTTGCGGATGGTGGGATTGGGTGTTTTGACTTATTGAGCATGTGGTCCTTTTACAATCATATTAATAAATCTATGTGATGCAAGTTGTTGAAGAGTAAATGGAGGTGACAGAAGGTTGTGGGTGTGAGTAATTGACTTGTTGCAGTGTGAGTTACATGCTGTTGAAGCTATGTTAGCAATACAATTGCGTTTTGTATGTTTGGTTGCTAATATTCAACTGGGCAGGTGGTAATGGTAAGACGTTGCAATCTGGCGTTGTTATTGGAAAGCAGCGCATGTATGCTCACATGCCACCTGAGCTTCTAGTCACTATTGGTGTCCCAAGAGACGTTCTAAAGTCATGTTATTTACTACCATCGTTGATTCATCGCTTGGAGTCCCTGATGCTAGCCAGTCAACTTAGAGAAGATATTAATTATCATTGTAGCAGCTTTGGGATATCAAGCTCATTGGTATGTCATCTCTTTAGAGACTATGTGACTTGCCCTTTTATCTTTCTAATAGAGTAATAAGATTTATTATCTGAATGATGTTTTTGTGATCAGATTCTAGAAGCACTTACAACACTAAGATGTAATGATGATTTTTCTATGGAGCGCCTGGAATTGCTTGGTGattcaattttaaaatatacCGTGAGCTGCCACCTCTTTCTCAAATATCCCAAAAAGCATGAAGGACAGTTAACTAACTATCGCATGCTGACTATTTGTAACTCAAACCTACATAGATTGGGAATGAATCGCAAGTTACAGGTATTTCCCTTGTACCGCATGCTGTCTATGGCTTATATTTATTCACTCGGGTACTGATGTTCAAGCTCATGTTGTACTGATATTCAAGCTCTTGTCATAAtggctttgcaattttttaatAGGGATATATCCGTGATGGTGCATTTGACCCATGTCGTTGGGTTGCTCCAGGGCAGATTTCTCTACGACCTGTTCCTTGTAATTGTGGAGTGGAGACTTTAGAAGTACCATTAGATAGCAAATTCCAAACAGAAGACCCGAAAGTTGTGGTTGGAAAGAGCTGTGATAAGGGCCATAGATGGATGTGTTCAAAAACAATCTCTGATTGTGTTGAAGCCCTTATAGGAGCATACTATGTTGCTGGTGGATTGCCTGCTGCCTTGCATGTGATGAAGTGGCTCGATATTGATGTAGAACTTGAACCTTCCTTGGTTGCTGATGCAATTACTACGGCATCTCTTCATTTGTACACCCCGAAAGCTAATGAGATTGCAGTCTTGGAGTCAAAGCTTCACTATGAATTTTCTACCAAGGGTCTGTTACTGGAGGCCATGACACATGCATCTGACCAAGAATCAGGAGGTGGCTACTGTTATGAGGTATACTGAGAGTTCTATGTGGAGTTGCCTTGATTGACTCTTTAccttttcacttatttttttccTCATATGGTTTACAACAATAACAAGGAAAATTGTTGTGAGCTTGGAAACAGAAATTGACCAATTAATCTACTATGAAAATGAATCTTTGATAGATTATTCGTTTTACCTACAAGTAATAAATGACCTAGTATAGAACGAGAGTGAAAATTCCATATTACTTCTCTTAACTTCTTGAATTTTCAACAGCGACTTGAATTTCTAGGCGACTCTGTGTTGGACCTGCTTATCACAAGGCATCTCTATCATAGCCACACAGATATTGATCCAGGCGAGTTAACTGACTTGCGCTCAGCTTCTGTTAATAATGAAAGTTTTGCGCAAGTTGCTGTTAGACATGACCTCCAGCAGCATCTGCAACATGCATCGATGTTACTTCTAAGTCAGATAACAGAATATGTGAAGTCTCTTTCAGAACCTGACAATGGTACCACACTTCAAGGCACCAAAGGTCCTAAGGTACGATCTCACTCAATGTCCAAAGTTTTTTCTTCAATACTTTTGAAAGGTTTCCTTGAGCTTTTGTTTTCAGGTTTTGCTAAAAGATTGAATGTCTGCTTCTTTTAGGCAGTCACCTTTTTATCTTTATTTGGTTCTTTCAGCtttctaatttaaaatttacGGTCTGGAGGGATCCTTTTGTATACTTCCCATGTATTTTTGCCATGGTTCCTTTTCAAGTCAAATATCATGACTAAAATCTCTATTGTTATTATCATTGTGTTACCATTGTCACAACGATTGTTACtactatattatatattattgttTTTGTGATCATGAATAGTATCTGTGCAGGCTCTCGGAGACATGGTGGAAAGTATTGCAGGGGCTATTCTAATTGATACCAAACTTAATCTTGATGAAGTGTGGAGAATTTTTGAGCCACTATTATCTCCAATTGTGACTCCTGACAAACTTGAGCTACCTCCACTACGGGAGCTGATTGAATTATGCGACTTGTTCGGGTACTATAAAAAAGAGAAGTGTACCAATAAGGGTGAAACAGTTAATGCGGAGCTTACTGTACAACTGAAAGATGTTCTGTTGACTGGAGAGGGGTGCGATCGGACTAAAAAAGGTGCAAAAGGAGAAGCAGCTCGTCGTTTACTCAAGAAACTTGAGGTTTGTTGGTTTTCTAAATGTCTGTTAGTTTTTATTTGGTTGTGGGAATGAGAATCGAAAGGGGATCAGGAAAAGAATGAAATTGATTGTAATATTTGCTTGTAACTTGATCCCAATTTGGAAATTTTGGCTCATGTTTCAAGCTGGGGCTCCAGTGTTAGGATTTCTGGGTTCTAGGGTCAAAGCCAGGGTTTCAGGGTCTAGGGTTCTGAGTCCTAGGTTCAGGATTTTGGGGCCCAGAACTAGTCTGGGGTCCAGATTTTTTGTTCACGTGTCTTGGTTCAGATCTGAGGTACCAAATTGTTGCCAATGAGTAGTCTGCTGCATCTCTCTGATTGTTAAGTTCCCTTCACTAAACGTTGTTAATACTGTATTACTTTGTTATGGAACAGGAAAGAGGTATTTCATTTTCCAAGAAGAGGAAACTGGATGCTAACCAAGTAGGTGATTCCTCTTCCCTTGACATCAACCATAAGGTCAGCGACCAAGCAACTGTCAAAGATTCTTCAGCGTTAATGGTCTATAAAAGGCGAAAGACAACTGAAATGCCTCTAGCTGCTCCACCAGCTGGAGTTTCTCCTTCAGTAATTGCCAGGAAAACCTCTAGCCCCAACAATGCCGCCCCAGGTTTGCACCATTTATTCGTTCTCATTTTCTATAATTGAAGCGATCCCAACTTTTGAGAGGATTTTTTATACTCTCTACAAATTAGTGCAAAGGTCCATGATATTTGACATTTTTGCATGATAATCTCTTTCTTCCTGTTTGTTCAAACGGGTGATATGCATTCCAAATTGTATGATTAACGTTCAAAACTGTTTTTCACAAATGAAATGGCAAATTGATAGATCACTGGAATGCATAAAAGCATTTGCTTTTCTTAATCTACTTCATGCTCCCTGACAAGATCAAGGATTGCTTTAAGGCCTAGTTTGGTACtaaggtgattctgaaaaaagctGGTATTAAAAGAAGCTGGGAgctgtttttgtgtttggtaaacattcagcttcaactttttttcacagttttggatgaaaaaaagccaaaaacagaagctgcaaaacctagctttgaaaaaccggcttttttccacatctgttttacataaaagtttaccaaacactataatattgttttttttttttttcaaaagcacttttacaaaaaagtttatcaaacactctgctgctttatttcacagctgcatattttcacagcacagcaataccaaaccagccctaagtggCTTCATTTCTTTAGAGATTCAGATAGGAGCTATGGCTTATCATATGTTATTATTAAGCATTATCCTATGTTATTAATCTACTTCATGCTCGCTGCGGATTCTTTTATGCAGTCATTAAAGCAATCAACATGAAGAAAGGAGGGCCTCGATCTGCTCTTTTTGCTCTGTGCATGAAACAACAGTGGCCAAAGCCGGGCTTTAAAATAACAGAAACTCAGTCAAGGTTAGTCCATAACCGAATCCTACAAATCTACTACAAAATTGtgttttaatttatattattttggcCTCACAACCGTCTTTCTTCCCATAGAACTCCATTCACATTTGGTGAAAGCTCAACCAAGTACTTCAACAGTTTTGTCGCACA includes:
- the LOC103420980 gene encoding endoribonuclease Dicer homolog 3a-like isoform X1 — translated: MEVEESNSSPLNHAADDDQSPQSSKKFSPRRYQSEVYEVARRKNTIAVLETGSGKTMIAVMLIRDYEGCQTINSSSGAKKLIIFLAPTVHLVHQQFKVIKESTNCSVGEYYGALGVDSWTMERWEKEINEHDVLVMTPQILLDALRKAFLSLEVVCLMIVDECHRANGNHPYTKIMKEFYHKSSKKPRIFGLTASPVIKKGVSSTKDCEGQLSELESTLDSQIYTIKDITEMEVCVPFAKETCRFYGQAWFPCSDLKEKMKASWSKVDASLSKLQESVESNVNDMEDTIKTLRKRMSKDYTKILYCLDDLGLICTYEAVKICLENAPKCNEVIELYREGSLQCRCFLEEVFGIIKESFLHGSENFLDFGFDYLKAVDVGYISPKLNELVQIFHSFGRSREVRCLIFVDKIITAKVIERFIKKVTSLSHFTVSYLTGSTTSVDALAPKIQKETLELFCSGAVNLLFATDVVEEGIHVLSCSCVVRFDLPKTVRSYVQSRGRARQDNSQFITMLERGNKKQRDQLYEIVKSECLLTDTAVKRDPEACILKECTLEETNIYTVDSTRALVTADSSVSLIHKYCETLPRDKYFTPNPTFHFSYLGGSYECKITLPPNAAFQTLVGPACKKSSLAKQLVCLEACKQLHQMGALNDHLLPVIDVPDVKRKEEASGAGTTKRKELHGTTGIRMLSGTWGEKLDGAIFQAYKFDFSCNIASELYSGFVFLIESKLADDVGNIKLDLYLLSKTVKASVSSCGEVHLDGEQMEKAKCFQEFFFNGLFGKLYGTKSARKQRELLLEKETRKLWTPSCLYLLLPVETLNDSKDESWRINWAGINSCVSVVEFLKRNSSLGSHQCNVDTGSSVPSRTVSSETECSSAGIVHFANCSVDVKNLEDTVVVAIHTGRIYSVYEVMSNTSAESPFDGKKDNVPSQYTSFSEYFNKKYGIVLLYPGQPLLRLKQSHNPHNLLVNFNGEGGNGKTLQSGVVIGKQRMYAHMPPELLVTIGVPRDVLKSCYLLPSLIHRLESLMLASQLREDINYHCSSFGISSSLILEALTTLRCNDDFSMERLELLGDSILKYTVSCHLFLKYPKKHEGQLTNYRMLTICNSNLHRLGMNRKLQGYIRDGAFDPCRWVAPGQISLRPVPCNCGVETLEVPLDSKFQTEDPKVVVGKSCDKGHRWMCSKTISDCVEALIGAYYVAGGLPAALHVMKWLDIDVELEPSLVADAITTASLHLYTPKANEIAVLESKLHYEFSTKGLLLEAMTHASDQESGGGYCYERLEFLGDSVLDLLITRHLYHSHTDIDPGELTDLRSASVNNESFAQVAVRHDLQQHLQHASMLLLSQITEYVKSLSEPDNGTTLQGTKGPKALGDMVESIAGAILIDTKLNLDEVWRIFEPLLSPIVTPDKLELPPLRELIELCDLFGYYKKEKCTNKGETVNAELTVQLKDVLLTGEGCDRTKKGAKGEAARRLLKKLEERGISFSKKRKLDANQVGDSSSLDINHKVSDQATVKDSSALMVYKRRKTTEMPLAAPPAGVSPSVIARKTSSPNNAAPVIKAINMKKGGPRSALFALCMKQQWPKPGFKITETQSRTPFTFGESSTKYFNSFVAQVTLHIPNSGVIECTGDARPDKGSSEDSAAVVLFQELQRQGRVVIAG
- the LOC103420980 gene encoding endoribonuclease Dicer homolog 3a-like isoform X2, which translates into the protein MEVEESNSSPLNHAADDDQSPQSSKKFSPRRYQSEVYEVARRKNTIAVLETGSGKTMIAVMLIRDYEGCQTINSSSGAKKLIIFLAPTVHLVHQQFKVIKESTNCSVGEYYGALGVDSWTMERWEKEINEHDVLVMTPQILLDALRKAFLSLEVVCLMIVDECHRANGNHPYTKIMKEFYHKSSKKPRIFGLTASPVIKKGVSSTKDCEGQLSELESTLDSQIYTIKDITEMEVCVPFAKETCRFYGQAWFPCSDLKEKMKASWSKVDASLSKLQESVESNVNDMEDTIKTLRKRMSKDYTKILYCLDDLGLICTYEAVKICLENAPKCNEVIELYREGSLQCRCFLEEVFGIIKESFLHGSENFLDFGFDYLKAVDVGYISPKLNELVQIFHSFGSREVRCLIFVDKIITAKVIERFIKKVTSLSHFTVSYLTGSTTSVDALAPKIQKETLELFCSGAVNLLFATDVVEEGIHVLSCSCVVRFDLPKTVRSYVQSRGRARQDNSQFITMLERGNKKQRDQLYEIVKSECLLTDTAVKRDPEACILKECTLEETNIYTVDSTRALVTADSSVSLIHKYCETLPRDKYFTPNPTFHFSYLGGSYECKITLPPNAAFQTLVGPACKKSSLAKQLVCLEACKQLHQMGALNDHLLPVIDVPDVKRKEEASGAGTTKRKELHGTTGIRMLSGTWGEKLDGAIFQAYKFDFSCNIASELYSGFVFLIESKLADDVGNIKLDLYLLSKTVKASVSSCGEVHLDGEQMEKAKCFQEFFFNGLFGKLYGTKSARKQRELLLEKETRKLWTPSCLYLLLPVETLNDSKDESWRINWAGINSCVSVVEFLKRNSSLGSHQCNVDTGSSVPSRTVSSETECSSAGIVHFANCSVDVKNLEDTVVVAIHTGRIYSVYEVMSNTSAESPFDGKKDNVPSQYTSFSEYFNKKYGIVLLYPGQPLLRLKQSHNPHNLLVNFNGEGGNGKTLQSGVVIGKQRMYAHMPPELLVTIGVPRDVLKSCYLLPSLIHRLESLMLASQLREDINYHCSSFGISSSLILEALTTLRCNDDFSMERLELLGDSILKYTVSCHLFLKYPKKHEGQLTNYRMLTICNSNLHRLGMNRKLQGYIRDGAFDPCRWVAPGQISLRPVPCNCGVETLEVPLDSKFQTEDPKVVVGKSCDKGHRWMCSKTISDCVEALIGAYYVAGGLPAALHVMKWLDIDVELEPSLVADAITTASLHLYTPKANEIAVLESKLHYEFSTKGLLLEAMTHASDQESGGGYCYERLEFLGDSVLDLLITRHLYHSHTDIDPGELTDLRSASVNNESFAQVAVRHDLQQHLQHASMLLLSQITEYVKSLSEPDNGTTLQGTKGPKALGDMVESIAGAILIDTKLNLDEVWRIFEPLLSPIVTPDKLELPPLRELIELCDLFGYYKKEKCTNKGETVNAELTVQLKDVLLTGEGCDRTKKGAKGEAARRLLKKLEERGISFSKKRKLDANQVGDSSSLDINHKVSDQATVKDSSALMVYKRRKTTEMPLAAPPAGVSPSVIARKTSSPNNAAPVIKAINMKKGGPRSALFALCMKQQWPKPGFKITETQSRTPFTFGESSTKYFNSFVAQVTLHIPNSGVIECTGDARPDKGSSEDSAAVVLFQELQRQGRVVIAG